Genomic window (Candidatus Baltobacteraceae bacterium):
CTTCGCCGAGCGCATGGTCGCTGCAATCCTTACGAGCACCTTACGAAGCGAACCGGCACCATTTCTGGGATAGGTGTGTTACAGTAATCGAGCCGGACGGGCCGAAGGCGTCATCCGTCCCGGCTGAGAGTACGAGTCGTGTTCCCGCGTGGTCTGGCGCTCAGGCGTTCTCCCGGTTCAGGTACATCGTCCGTCTTCAATCCTCAGACGCCGGAGTTTATCGATGTACACTGACGAAACCCTGAATTGCACCGACTGCAATGCCCCCTTCACCTTCTCGTCCGGAGAGCAAGAGTTCTTCGCCGCGAAGGGGTTCACGAACAAGCCCAATCGTTGCCCCGACTGCCGAGCGGCCCGCAAGGCCCAGCGCGGCGGTAGCGGCGGCGGCGGCGGCAGCAGCTCGTACTCGGGCGGCGGATACGGCGGCGGCCGTCCGCAGCGCGAGATGTTCAACGCCACCTGCAGCGGGTGCGGCAAGAACGCCGAAGTCCCGTTCCAGCCGCGCGGCGACAAGCCGGTCTACTGCCGCGATTGCTTTGCCTCACGGCCCAGCTATCGCTAGACCCTAAGCTGCTAAACACCAGAGGAGGGAGCGGATCGCCGCTCCCTCCTTTCCCATGAGACAACCCGAGCCATCTCACCCGCTCGATGCGATGACCGCCGCGCCCGACCATCATGCGGTGCTTTTTGAAAACGATCGCGTGCGCGTGCTGGATACTCGACTCGCTCCCGGCGAGCGAACTCCCTTGCATGCTCATGAATGGCCGGCCGCACTGTACGTACTGAGCTGGAGCGACTTCGTGCGCTGCGGCCCCAACGACGAGGTACTCGTCGACTCGCGCGCGGCAGGCAACGCGCCGGCAATCGGGAGCGCCGTATGGCTCGCACCGCTCGATCCGCATTATGTAAAGAATGTCGGCGACGGAATTTTGCATATCATCGCCATCGAACTAAAGAGTTCTTAAATCACAGTGACGCAACGGCTACAAGCGCTGCTAAAAAGAGCGGTGATCATGGGGCGAAAATCACGGTTTCAAGTATTCCGTTAGAAAGTCGGCACCCGCCTGATCGTCTTCCAGCCACGAGTGCCAGCGCAGAAAGCCGTGGATTTCGTTGGGGATGACGATCTCGCGGTAAGGAACGTGCGCCGCGCGCAAGCGCGCAACGAGGTCGACCATCTGATGAAATTGCACGTTTCGGTCGTCGTCGCCTTGAATGAGCAGCACGGGCGATTTCCAGGTGGAAACGTACGCGTCGGGTGACGAACGCCAGGCCTCTTTGAGGTAGGCGTCTACGTTCGGCTTTTGATAGCGCTTGACCTGATCCGACCACGACTGATCCCACATCGACCAATCGTGCACGCCATGCGTGTCGACGCCAACCTTGAAAATGTCGGAGTTGTGCGCGAGGGCGTCGGCCGTGAGCAGGCCGCCGTACGACCCGCCGTAGATGCCGATGCGTTTTGGATCGACGTTCGGCAGCGACTGCAGGTAGCGAGCTGCGGCAACGACGTCTTTGTATTCTGCCGCGCCGAGCGGTCCGGCGTGAGCGGGATACTGAAAATCGTGTCCGTAGCCGATGCCGAGGCGGTAGTTGACCGACAGCACCACGAAGCCGCGGCTCGCCAGATATTGATTGGTGCCGTAGCCATAGTCGTAGTAATCGAAGTAGTGCCACGTGAGCATCATTTGGCGCGGCGGACCGCCGTGCACGAAGATCACTGCAGGTTTCTTTGCGGCGCCCCCCGAGTGCTCGAAGAGCGTCCCTTGAATATTCCAGCCGTCACTGGCGCGGAAGTTTACGAGCTTCGGAACGGCAAGATCGCTCGTCGGAAAGTCGGCGGGGATCTGTTCGGCGTTAAGCTTGCGCCCGTTGTACGCGATCGTAAAGGGCTCGCGCGCGCCCGCGTTCACGTAAGCGACGCCGCTTGCGAGCGCTGCCGGCCACCACTGGCTGTCGTTGCCCTTCGTCACGACCTCGTGGGTAGCGCTGCCGGCATACGAGCGGAAGATATGGCGGCGCGCGTTATCGCCCGGCGTCGATCCGGTATTTGCAGTGTAGTAGATGCTCTGCTTGTCGGGTGCAATCGACGTGTCTTCGATCATGTATGATCCGGGGCTAATGTCGCGTGGGGTGCCCCCGTTCGCGGAGACTTCGTACAGGTTGGGCCAGTTGGATTTCTCCGAGACGAAGACGAGCCGATTGCCCTGGAGCCAGTTGAGCTGTGGTCCCTCGATGCCAGGATAGGAATCGCGAAGGCCGTTGCCGCTCGTCCACACGGGGCGACCATTTCCACTGGCCACTCGGGCGACCCAAATGGCCCACGGCTGCGGCTGTTGGACCAGCAAGTTCTGCGGCGCGCCGCCGTCGCCGGGCGTGCGGACGAACGCGATTTGCATGCCGTCGGGCGACCAGCGCGGCATCCCGTCGTGCGACGTCGATGGCGCAAGATATTCGATCGGCGTAGTTTGATCGCGATAGATCCCAATAAACGAATGATCGTTGCGATTCGAAGTGAAGGCCAGCGCTTTACCGTCGGGCGAGTACTGCAGCTCGGCGTCTTGTCCGCGGTCGAAGAATAGGCGCGACGCGTCTTTGCTTCCATCGATCGGTGCCGACCATACGGCCGAGTCGCCGTCGTGGATAAACGCAACGCTCGTGGAGTCCGGCGAAACGGCGGGAATATCGCCGTCGCCGAGCAACTTCGGTTCGCCTCCCGCCGTCGAGATCGACATCACCGCGAGATGCGGCTCTTTGGGGCTATTCGCGGGGTTCGGCCACGGACGCAGCGGCCAGTTGGCGTCGTGCGAACCGCCGCGGACGTAAACGACGTACTTCCCGTCGTTCGAAATCACGAGGTTCGTCAGTTCTTGACCGTCATCGGTTTTCGAGTCCCACAACTTATGCGGCGCAAAATCGGGGGCTGCGGCAAACCATAGGCTCCGAATCCCGCTCTCGTCGAGCACGTAAGCAATGTCGTGGCCGCCGCTATCCGAGACCAGCGCCAGCGGCATCGGAAAGCTCAACACCCGAGCCAGCGAGAACAGTGCGGCAAGCAGCATCGTCATGGCCTCCTAATCGCCCGGCAGTTCTTCGAACGCTCTGACGGGGTTCGCCCGGTAGTTTATGAGCTCCTAGAAACGGTTTTGTGACGTCGGCGGCGCGTAGGGGCTTCAGACTTACCGGTGAATGACGCGAAATGATAAATCGAACGCTTCTCGCACTCGTTCTCGCCGCAGCCTCGACCACGACCGCCTTCGCCGATGCGCACAGCGACATCGTCAACGCGATGGTTAACTTTAAACAGCTGAAGTCGTATCATATGGAAATGACGGTGGGGGGCCGGCAGTCGTCAGCCGACTTCCTAAGCCCAAATCGCATACACACGTTTGCGGCCGGCAACGAGGTCATTCAAATCGACACCACGACCTATATGCGGCTCAATGGAACGTGGAAGAAATATCCGGGCGGCCCGTCGGTTGCAGACACAATGGCATTTGCGTCGAGCCACAACGGCGGCTTCACCGCGACGGATCTCGGAATGCGCACGGTAGGCGGCACATCGCTGCATGCGTATAGCGTGAAAACGCTGAAGACCGGGAACATTACGACCGTATTTTTGGACGGAAGTGGACGCATCGTACGCATGGACACCGGTAAGGTGGTTATGATCCTCTCGAAATTCAACGCACCTCTGACCATTAACGCTCCGATGTAGCATGAAACATCGCCCGGTCCGACCTGATCGCTATTTTCAAACGCCTGGAATGAAGTTGCCGCGTTAACGCTCGTTCGCACCGTTTTGAACGGACAACTCCCAGCGATACCCGTCCGGATCATGAAACCATAGGCCTGTGTGCGGGGAGCCCGGCGATGTGGGCCCGATTTCGTCGCCCGGGTCTTCCAGGTTCACGCCGTTCTTCTTCAGCGTCGCCAGCGCATCGCGGAGAGCTTGCAGTGTGTCGACGTGAAACGACAGGTGGTCGAGCGTATCGGCGTGCGGCGTGCCTTTGAAGAAGCCGATGATCATTGCGCCGTTCGTGAGCGCAATGGCGTCGTCGGACCGAAACATTTCCTCCAGATCGAAGTTCGTCGTCCAAAACTGCGCGCTCTTCTCCGGGTCTTCGACGGCAAGGCTGAAATGCCAGACCGCGCCGAGTTTTACTTTCACGGATGCGATCGTAGCGCATCCTCAAGCGGTTCGCAAGCGCGATCCAGACGATTCAATCGCCCTTCGCCGGGCTATGGGCTCGAGTGCGATCAAAGACACTTGACCGACGCCGGAGAACAGCCCCCGAATGAGTGGTGAGCAGGCTTCGAACAAACGGGTGCTTTGGTTTTGCCTGTTTACGGCCATCGCGATTCTAGCGTCGTTTAGTTCCCGAGCCTTCACAACGTGGGGCGCCATGACGCCGACCGGCTCGGGTATCGGGGGCGACGGGCTCAAAGTCTCGGAAGCCTCCGAGCCGTTCTTCCTCAAGGTTACCTCTGCAACCGGACCCGCCGCACGCGCCGGTATTTTGGCCGGGGATCAGATTGACGTACATTCGTCCCAACGGCTTGTGATGGGGTCCTCGCCCCGCAACACGTTCGAGCACGTGACCGTGATACGCAGCGGGCGAGCGTTGCAGATAACGATCGCGCCTGAAGTGCCGGTTCTCAACTGGAATGAGCTAGCGCGGTATCTCGCCGACGCGTGGATATTGGTGTTTTCAACACTGATCGCATGGCGCGGTAAGCGTTGGCCGGGATCGACTCCCTTAGCACTTATACTTTCAGTCGGCGCGCTTACCGATGCGCTCATCCGATCGGTATGGCCCTCCTGGCAAATCACTCTGGTCGCTCATGCACTGGGTGGCCTTCCATGGACATTTGCCTTACTGGCCGCGTTTTTCGCCGAATTCGGACATCCGCTTTCGAAAGCTCGCCTCCTATGGACCCGCATTGCATACGCCACGTGCATGCTCAGCGGTCTCGCAATCGTCGCACATTTTCTCGCATATGTGCTGATCTGGGTGCCGATGAATGTACAAACTCAAGAGTTTCAAATATTTGAACTCGCCATAACGTCCCCAGCACTACCGACCATAATTTGCGGCATTCTTGCCGCCCAAGCAGCCGGCGCATCCGAGGGGCAGCGCATCGGCTGGGTAACGGCCTCATACGGCTTTTACTGGGCTGCGTGGATCTTAGCTGGCCAAGCCGGACCGCTAGTTGGCGGCGAGGACGCCACGTGGGTGTGGCGGACGCTCAATGTAACGCACATCTTCGTTCCGTTAGGTCTGACGTATGCTGCTCTGCAGCGGCGCTTATTCGATGTTGGATTCATCATCAACCGTGCAGCGGTGTTTACGGTCGTCTCTACGATCGTCATTGGTTCGTTCGTGCTACTCGAATGGGCTTTGGGAAAGTGGTTCGAGGACGTAAGTCATGCAACGAGCATCATGCTCAACGCCGCACTCGCGCTCATGCTCGGTCTATCGATGCGGCTTCTTCATCACCGAGTCGACGGTTTCGTGGATTCTGTGTTCTTCCGAAAACGTAACGAAAACGAACGGGCCCTCCGGCGTTTCGCTCGGGAGGTGAGTCTGATGACCGATCGCACCGTGATGCTCGAACGAACAAAGACCGTAATCCTCGAGCATTCGGAAATATCAGCTGTCGATATCACGATGATCGAAGCGCTGGATCTCAACGACGCCGCCGTACTAGCGATGCGTACGTGGCATGAGCCGGCGGAGCTTGCTCGTTACCGCACGTCGATCGTCGGAGAATATGCTTTTCCACTGGAGGTGCACGGGAATCTATCGGGCGCCCTAGTTTGCGGACAAAAGCGAAACGAAGAGGCCTATGCCCCTGATGAGATCGACGCGATCAAAGAACTATCTCACGGCGTCGGACTAGCACTTTGGACACTGGATTCCGCGGGGAATCGCAACAATGAGCTCGCGAATATTTACTGTGAGCTCCGCGCCATCCGCGGGATGTTGTCTTCACCGAAGTCGGCATAGCGGAAACGAGCGCGGTCCTAGAACGGTTTTGAGACGTGAAAATTGTTAAGAGACGGATGGCTCGAGTAGCGCGCGTAAGCGGGAATTCTCGACCCGAATGTAGGCCTGGCTTGCCGATTCCGCTAGCGCTTGTAGCACCGCAGCCTCGTCCGGATCGAGTCTGGTGCCGTCACGATGCACTCCGTACAGGGTGAAACCGGCAAGATCGTCGCCGTTAAAGATTGGGATGGCGACCGTGGCGAGGCCATCGGCAAACGCCGCTACCGAACGATCGTTGAGGTCGTCGATAGAGATGCACGACCGCTCGGTGATAAGGAATCGCACAAGGTCGTGATCTCGATCGAGAGCATTGGTTGAAATATTTTCCAAGCCCGCGGATGATACTAACGTAAAGGCGTTTCCGCTGTTTCGAAAGAGAGCGGCCGCGGTGAGCTCGAGTTCGCTGTATGGGTCTTCGACGAGTGCCCGGCTGATCGTTTCCTCTCGCTCAGCGCGAGGCAGCGTGCGCGCCAGACGCCGAAGGTAAATCTCAGCTTCGTGCTTCTTGCGGTAAATAACAGAGTCGACCCATCCTTCCAGGATCGGCGTAAGGCGGTGCACCAAAACGCCCAGAACGATTGCGATGACAGCGTCGAGTGCGAGCGCTACCCGCATTTCGGCGAGAAAACGCGTTGCAGCCCAATCGGCAGCAGCGATGAGCGCAAATACGCACGTCATCAGCGTGCCATACACAACCGCTTTACTGATAACAAACCTGACGTCGATGACATTGCGCCGGACGATCGCATACATCAACGTCAGCGGCATGATCATCGTCAGCGTTCCGAAAACTTGGGCCATTGCGTTCTGGCCTTGGCGTAAGTCGTTGGTGATAACGCCGATAACGATGGCGACGGCAGCCCAAGAGAAGCGCGGTCGTTCGCTCGCACGCGTCGTGAACAAACGCACGATAATGATTGCGATCACGCCAAGTGTCGCGGCGCGAGTAAAATCCGTGGTAACGGGGTCAAGCGTGCGATAGAACCCCGACACGAGGGTGCGATAGAAAAACTGGCTTCCGACAAACAGGATCGTAACGGCCGTCGCTATCCAAAATGCGACGCTGCGCCAGCCGGATGGGGCCTTCTCGTCCGGAACCACGAGCGCGAATAACAAGAGACAGGCCGAAGCCACAGCGGTGTTGGGACTCAATACGGCAATCAGCGCCGCGTAAGGGAGGGCGGGCCACACGGTGAACGCCTGATATGCAACTGCGGCTGGAACTGTGGCGAGAAAGTAACCGAACAACAACCATGTCATCAGACTGGGCCGCATCATTACGAGCAGACAACCGACGATTAGAAACACAAGGTAGGAAAGGGCGCGCAAAATGGTACCCGCCGAACCACCATAGGAGGCCCCGGACTCCGGACCGCGAGCAGCAGAAAAACTCACCCACCGCACTGGAACCGCGTTCGTAACGCACAGGTGGATCTGACTGGGTTCGTACGCCGCCGTCAAGGGAAACGCTGACAGAACCATGAGGTCGCGCGTGCCGATGCAGCCGATTTGGTCGCCGGCTCGCAAGCCGGCGCGCTCGGCCGGCGAGCCCGGGTCGACAACCTGGACCGTAGGTATCACTTTGACCGGATCGATTCTAGCACCGGTGTATGCGGTCGGAAATGTCGAGAACATCGGGGGAACCACGACGGCGAAACATAACACCGATAAGGCAACGACAACAACGGCGCGCCAACTCATCAATCGCGTTATTTAACCTCTGCGAGAGCTCGCCTGCACGCCGTGTGAACGAAGAAGTTTCGTCGGTCCTTCGTCAGAACGGCAGAACGCTAGAACGGAAGAGTTGTCGATGACGTCCGACTCTAGGTTGCAGTGAGAGTGATGGTTTGGAGCCTATCTCAGTGGCTGTTCCAGTCGACATCGTCAACGGGTGCAACTCTCTACTCCGGAAAGGCCTCATCTGAGATGTCGGCGTCTCCAGCCCGGCGCGCTACCCCGCCTGCGACGGCTCGTATTCCGACGCTGCGCGGCCGTCGACGGGATCCTGACCAAGCGCCGAGCCACCTAGCCCAATGGGGCGCCCTCATAACTCCGTCATGACGCCGCCTCTCGCAGGGGGTATGCTTCTCTCATGGCCGGGCGCTTCGCCCCGGCAATGCCGACACGAGGAGCCAGAAATGCCGTTGATTCAGGTAAGCGTTATCAAGGGAGTTTTTTCGGCCGAGGAAAAGACGCAGATGATCTCGCGTCTGACGGACGCGATGGTATCGATCGAAGGGGAGAACATGCGTGGCGTCACGTGGGTGAAGATCGACGAAATCGAAAGCGGCGACTGGGGCATCGGCGGCCAGGCCCTGACGACCGAGGCCGTTAAGGCCCTCGCGGCCGGAAAGGCGCCCGCCGCAGCGGGATGATTGCGGGCGAGCGCGCTTCTGGGGATATCCCGTTTGTCGGGCGTGCCGATGAACTCGGTCAACTCGATCGTCTTACGACGGGACCGGTACCATCGATTACGTTCGTCATCGGGATCGGCGGAATTGGCAAATCGCGCTTCCTCGATGCGTTTGCCTCCCGCCGCCGCGCCGCCGGCGGAACCGTGGTGCGGATCGATTGCCGCCTCGTAGAACCAACCGAAGACGGCTTTTACGAAGAACTACGCCGCACTATCGGGGGCGGTATCGCCACCTGCGAAGATGCGTCGCAGCGGCTGAGCGGTCTTGGAAACGTCGTGCTCGTGCTCGACGACATCGACGGCCTGCGGCTGCTCGACTCTTGGTTGCGACGCGCCTTCGTCCCGGCGTTGCCACCAAACGTGCATCTCGTCTTCAGCGGTCGGGATGCGCCTCTCTCCGCATGGCTGCGCATGACGTGGTATGGAGCGTTCCGTACGCTCGATTTACCTCCGCTCGATGATGAGGAAGCCACCGCTCTGCTCGCAGCCGGCGGTATCGATCGAGAGCAAGCAACGCGCGTCAATCGATTTGCTCGCGGTCATCCGCTAGCGCTGACCCTCGCCGCGATAACGTTGCAAAGCGGCGTCGACCCCAGCCTAGAGGAACTCGCCTTCCATCGTATCTTGGACGAGCTAGCACGCCGGCATCTCGCCGAGATCGCCGACCCCGTTACTCGACGCGCGATCGAGGCAGCATCGCTCGTGCGAATGGTCAGCACGTCGCTTCTTGGAGCGATGCTTCCAGACGTTGCGCCGAACGATGCTTTCGAAAGACTCCGCTCGCTTCCGATAACGCGCCTGACGCGCGACGGCCTAAAACTGCACGATTGCGTACGCGATGCGGTGGCTCGGGACTTACGCTCCTCCGACCCGCAACGACATCTCGGCTTGCGCCGAGCCTGCTGGGGCCGCTTGAGGCGCGAGCTGCGAAGCGCTCCCCCATCGGAGGTGTGGCGGTACACGGCCGACATGTTGTACCTTCTCGAGAATCCGGCGATTCGCGAAGCGTTCTTCCCGTCCGGCGCGCAACGTTACGCGATCGAAGTCGCTCGCCAATCCGATGAGAAAGCATTGGTTTCGATCGCACATCGTCATGACGGTACTCCTGGCGCAAGCTTGACCGCAACCTGGTTGAAGGAACGCCCGGGCGATTTTTCCGTCGCGCACGAGCCCAACGGCGACCCGGTCGGATACTACGTCATGTGCGAAGCATCGCAGCTCGAAAGTATGCCACGGCTTAACGACCCGGTGGTCGCACGTTGGTCGAATCACCTCGCGAAGAACCCCGTAGGGCCGGAGGAACGCGTCCTGTTTCTGCGCCGCTGGCTTTCGCGCGATGAAGGGGAATCGCCATGTGCTATTCAGGCGGCGTGCTGGCTGGATATCAAACGGACCTACATGGCCTACCGCCCGCAACTTCGGCGCGTGTATCTGACGCTCCGCGATATCGCGCCTTATGCTGCCGCGGCGGCTCAACTGGGCTTCGTAGTCGTAGACGAATGCGAGATCGCGTTAGGCGACGACCGCTATTTGACCGCGATGCTCGATTTCGGCCCGGACTCCGTCGACGGATGGTTTTCGAGGCTCGTTGCGGCGGAGCTGGGTATCGCATCGAGCCGGCTCCTAGACGTAGGGGCACGCGAGCTGGTGGTTGACACGCGGCGAGTTGCATTGTCACCTCGTGAGTTCGACACGCTTTATTATCTCGTGCAGCGCGAGGGCGAAGTCGCTCGGAGGGAGGAGATTATCTCCGAAGTTTGGGGCGATGCATCCGAGGTCGGGAGCAACGTGGTTGACGTCGTGATCCGAGGGCTTCGGAAGAAACTCTTAGACCGTTCCGAAGCTATCGAAACGGTCTCGGGCGTGGGCTACCGGCTGCGTGACGGCTAATGGGCCACAGTAGTTAAGAGAAAGCCACGGCTAGAACGGCGTTGTCTCACGTTTTGGGCTCATTTCACCCTAATTCCACCTAAAGGGCGTCATTTCACCGTAATTTCATAGCGCGTATTCACCAGTGTAGGAGCTTGTACCGCCGCAACGGAGACCCGCGTGCGTCGCGTTTGCAGCGACTAGGTCCCGAACTTCGAATGCTCCGTCCGGCGTTCGTTTCGGCTTGTAGGCGCTAACGATTTCGTCGTCATATCGTTGATAGCAGTATGCGTACGTGATCCGCAGCGTGTCGTACCTTCCACGTTCGATGACGAACGGCTCGGCAAAGGAAAGCTGCTCGCCTTTCGGCAGCCTGAGCGTCCGGCGCGTTGAGCCAAGAGGTTCCCAAAGTGAGAAGCGGCTATAGAGGAGCTCTGGATCGCTGCCCCTCAGACTATGGCTCACAATCGTGATCCCGTTGGCCGGACGGGTTTCTTGTGCTTCGCCGGTGCTGCCCTTATAGAGCACGCCGTGTGCGTTTACGAGTAGCGCGGCCATTGAGATGTCGTTCGATCCGGTATTGTTTAACGTAACGTTGATGGTGACGAGCTCTTTGCCGCCTTGCAGCGGCTCGTGCGCAACGCTCGCCGACGTCTGTAAACTCGGCAGCTCGCCGGCCGGCTTTATCCGTTCTTGGTACACGAAGACGTAAAACGCCCACGCCGCCGCAGTAACGAGGGCGACGATCTCCACCAAATGACGCCAGTGCTCGACGCGCGATGGCTTCGTATGTACGCGATACTCGGGTATCTCGGTCGGAAGCATCTCGCAATACCTACGGCGAGAGGGAGCAAGTCACCCTCCCCCACGAGCACTCCTAGCACGAAAAAGCCCGGTCGAAAAATCGCCGAGCTTTTCGGTCTTAGTCATCTACCTCGAAGCGCCTGATCGATGATTCTGGAGTCGGCGGTACTGGAACAGCGTATCTTCGGCGGCTTCCAACCGGTATCGGGAATATGCTTCGATCTGTGTCAGTCAGCCGAATGCCGCCGCACTTTTCTATCGCGGAGATGGACGCCACGTTGTCGTCGCGACACGTAACAATGGCTTCAGTAAGCCCCTTGCGGCCGAGAATCTTTAGCCCCTCTCGTAGCAGGAACGTCGCGATGCCCCTGCCGCGATGTTGCGGATGAGTAGAGTAGCCGATGTTTCCGCCTAGTTGCTCGAGCCATTGGTTGAGTGGATGGCGTAATCCGAGATCGCCGACGACCTCGCCGTCGAGAACGGCCCAATAATCGGCTTCCGGAACCCAGGGTATCCATTCATCCGGAATCTCTTCGCCTCGCGCTCTTCGGCGCAACGCAGCAATCCATGCCGGCACGTCGCTATGAGCGAGCGCATGTCGCCCTGTCCACTCGTCCTCGCCGACTGCGAGAAACGCGTCCCGCATTCGCACGAAGGAATCCGCAAGTTCGAGACTCGGTTCGCGTAAAATCAGCGTCATGGCCGGATTCGCGCGTAAAGCGCCATGTCCATCAAGTTGCCGTCCTTGATGCAGGCGTTTCGCATCAGGCCCTCTTTCTCGAACCCTGCCTTCTCCAAGACCCTGAACGACCCTGGATTCCAAAGGATGGGCGTGGCGAATACGCGCCGTAATCCGAGGTCCTCGAACGCGTACCGGCAGATTCGTTGAAGGGCGGCTGTGGCGATGCCGCGTCCCCAATAAGTCTCACCCAACCAGTAGCCCACTTCGGCAGAGCAGCGTTCGATGTCGGTTCCGGGCACGAGCCCGATTCCACCGATCGCTTCGCCGTTGACATCGATGATGAAGCTCGTGCGGCACTCCTGGTGTTGGACCATTCCGATCCAGGCGTAGGCGTCATCCACCGAATACGGGTGCGGCATGAGATCGCGCAGATTCATCCAGACGTCTCGGTTATTTGCGTGCTTAGCAAATGAGGGTGCGTCTGCCGCACGCGGTCCGCGCAGAACGACGGAACCACCACACTCCAGAGTCGTCTCCTTCAGGTTAGCCGCCAAGTCGGACATCGGCATATTATAACAGATTCCATCGGTGGAGATGTGTGCTGGACTCAGTGTCGTCTGCGGTACTCCATGAAGACCTTGAACTCGCTCTCGCTGGAAACAGCGAATCCGAGCCTCTCATAGAGGTGCCTGGCTGGATTGATCTTGGCGGTACTTACCGTTAACGGCATGCGCTTAGCCCGTGCATCTTCTATCACTTGCCGAATCAGCGACGTTCCTATACCCCGCTTTTGGAACGCAGACAATAGATAAATGGAGTGCAGATGCAATGCCTCTTCCTCCTGGCGCACGCATATCCAACCTGCGTCTTGCCCGTCGACTACAACGATACTCGTGTCGGACTCGTGGTAGTGACTCAGGAATCGGTCTTTCTCGAAGTCGTCCCCGCGCCATCCGAAGAGTTTCTCGATAATCCAGCGCTGGGTTTCGAAGTAAACCGATTCGACGAAGGGGCGGTCTGCAGATGAAGCAGATCGGAGCGTCAGTTTCATCGACTAATTCTAGATCAACCCCGCATCTGAAAGTTCTTCTCGGCTTAGCAACTGATTTCGCATTTCCGGCGGCGGAATGTCATTGCCGGTCAACTCTACCGCTTGGACCTCGCCACCAGGGTTGAGAGTTCAGGAGATTGTCGACTTTACACTTTCCGCTGGATGATCGACCTACGCGGAATCTTTGGCTACAATGTCGGCCAGCAACTGGCGCTCTGAC
Coding sequences:
- a CDS encoding zinc-ribbon domain containing protein, translated to MYTDETLNCTDCNAPFTFSSGEQEFFAAKGFTNKPNRCPDCRAARKAQRGGSGGGGGSSSYSGGGYGGGRPQREMFNATCSGCGKNAEVPFQPRGDKPVYCRDCFASRPSYR
- a CDS encoding prolyl oligopeptidase family serine peptidase codes for the protein MTMLLAALFSLARVLSFPMPLALVSDSGGHDIAYVLDESGIRSLWFAAAPDFAPHKLWDSKTDDGQELTNLVISNDGKYVVYVRGGSHDANWPLRPWPNPANSPKEPHLAVMSISTAGGEPKLLGDGDIPAVSPDSTSVAFIHDGDSAVWSAPIDGSKDASRLFFDRGQDAELQYSPDGKALAFTSNRNDHSFIGIYRDQTTPIEYLAPSTSHDGMPRWSPDGMQIAFVRTPGDGGAPQNLLVQQPQPWAIWVARVASGNGRPVWTSGNGLRDSYPGIEGPQLNWLQGNRLVFVSEKSNWPNLYEVSANGGTPRDISPGSYMIEDTSIAPDKQSIYYTANTGSTPGDNARRHIFRSYAGSATHEVVTKGNDSQWWPAALASGVAYVNAGAREPFTIAYNGRKLNAEQIPADFPTSDLAVPKLVNFRASDGWNIQGTLFEHSGGAAKKPAVIFVHGGPPRQMMLTWHYFDYYDYGYGTNQYLASRGFVVLSVNYRLGIGYGHDFQYPAHAGPLGAAEYKDVVAAARYLQSLPNVDPKRIGIYGGSYGGLLTADALAHNSDIFKVGVDTHGVHDWSMWDQSWSDQVKRYQKPNVDAYLKEAWRSSPDAYVSTWKSPVLLIQGDDDRNVQFHQMVDLVARLRAAHVPYREIVIPNEIHGFLRWHSWLEDDQAGADFLTEYLKP
- a CDS encoding VOC family protein, with the protein product MKVKLGAVWHFSLAVEDPEKSAQFWTTNFDLEEMFRSDDAIALTNGAMIIGFFKGTPHADTLDHLSFHVDTLQALRDALATLKKNGVNLEDPGDEIGPTSPGSPHTGLWFHDPDGYRWELSVQNGANER
- a CDS encoding tautomerase family protein — encoded protein: MPLIQVSVIKGVFSAEEKTQMISRLTDAMVSIEGENMRGVTWVKIDEIESGDWGIGGQALTTEAVKALAAGKAPAAAG
- a CDS encoding winged helix-turn-helix domain-containing protein; the protein is MIAGERASGDIPFVGRADELGQLDRLTTGPVPSITFVIGIGGIGKSRFLDAFASRRRAAGGTVVRIDCRLVEPTEDGFYEELRRTIGGGIATCEDASQRLSGLGNVVLVLDDIDGLRLLDSWLRRAFVPALPPNVHLVFSGRDAPLSAWLRMTWYGAFRTLDLPPLDDEEATALLAAGGIDREQATRVNRFARGHPLALTLAAITLQSGVDPSLEELAFHRILDELARRHLAEIADPVTRRAIEAASLVRMVSTSLLGAMLPDVAPNDAFERLRSLPITRLTRDGLKLHDCVRDAVARDLRSSDPQRHLGLRRACWGRLRRELRSAPPSEVWRYTADMLYLLENPAIREAFFPSGAQRYAIEVARQSDEKALVSIAHRHDGTPGASLTATWLKERPGDFSVAHEPNGDPVGYYVMCEASQLESMPRLNDPVVARWSNHLAKNPVGPEERVLFLRRWLSRDEGESPCAIQAACWLDIKRTYMAYRPQLRRVYLTLRDIAPYAAAAAQLGFVVVDECEIALGDDRYLTAMLDFGPDSVDGWFSRLVAAELGIASSRLLDVGARELVVDTRRVALSPREFDTLYYLVQREGEVARREEIISEVWGDASEVGSNVVDVVIRGLRKKLLDRSEAIETVSGVGYRLRDG
- a CDS encoding GNAT family N-acetyltransferase; this translates as MTLILREPSLELADSFVRMRDAFLAVGEDEWTGRHALAHSDVPAWIAALRRRARGEEIPDEWIPWVPEADYWAVLDGEVVGDLGLRHPLNQWLEQLGGNIGYSTHPQHRGRGIATFLLREGLKILGRKGLTEAIVTCRDDNVASISAIEKCGGIRLTDTDRSIFPIPVGSRRRYAVPVPPTPESSIRRFEVDD
- a CDS encoding GNAT family N-acetyltransferase yields the protein MPMSDLAANLKETTLECGGSVVLRGPRAADAPSFAKHANNRDVWMNLRDLMPHPYSVDDAYAWIGMVQHQECRTSFIIDVNGEAIGGIGLVPGTDIERCSAEVGYWLGETYWGRGIATAALQRICRYAFEDLGLRRVFATPILWNPGSFRVLEKAGFEKEGLMRNACIKDGNLMDMALYARIRP
- a CDS encoding GNAT family N-acetyltransferase, whose amino-acid sequence is MKLTLRSASSADRPFVESVYFETQRWIIEKLFGWRGDDFEKDRFLSHYHESDTSIVVVDGQDAGWICVRQEEEALHLHSIYLLSAFQKRGIGTSLIRQVIEDARAKRMPLTVSTAKINPARHLYERLGFAVSSESEFKVFMEYRRRH